In Methanoregula sp., a single genomic region encodes these proteins:
- a CDS encoding radical SAM protein, with product MTLSKGCVLCHQGAKMVLFVTGRCHRTCWYCPLSAERKGTDTIYANELPVDIPAQIIDVAESMSALGTGITGGEPLLVLDKVTAYCRLLKEHFGPEHQIHLYTAKAPTDAELAEMQGLVDEIRLHPPHECWEKILDSDFIRSAKRAREMGFDIGIEIPALPGLEYLIPALPSLDFLNINELEWGESNAYHMRERGYELADELHNAIDGAKGWAEELCRHDKVHWCSSAFKDSVQLRERLKRIAHNTARPFDEITEDGTIVYGVIKPSETDKSACLLLCKDKCEPDSYEDFSDRIEMAWWLLTKFADEMKGEKYVIERYPNNGMVVEVTPL from the coding sequence ATGACACTTTCCAAAGGCTGTGTTCTCTGTCACCAGGGTGCAAAGATGGTGCTCTTTGTTACGGGACGGTGCCACCGCACATGCTGGTACTGCCCGCTCTCTGCCGAGCGGAAGGGGACCGATACCATCTACGCAAACGAGCTTCCCGTGGATATACCCGCCCAGATCATCGACGTGGCCGAGAGCATGAGTGCGCTGGGCACCGGTATCACCGGCGGTGAGCCGCTGCTTGTTCTTGACAAGGTGACCGCGTATTGCCGGTTGCTGAAAGAACATTTTGGTCCGGAACACCAGATTCACCTGTACACCGCGAAGGCTCCTACGGATGCAGAACTGGCAGAGATGCAGGGGCTTGTCGATGAGATCCGGCTCCATCCCCCGCACGAATGCTGGGAGAAGATCCTTGATTCGGATTTTATCCGGTCAGCAAAGCGGGCCAGAGAGATGGGGTTTGACATCGGCATCGAGATTCCGGCATTACCCGGGCTCGAATACCTCATCCCTGCCCTGCCCAGTCTTGACTTCCTCAACATCAATGAACTGGAATGGGGGGAGTCAAACGCGTACCACATGCGGGAACGGGGGTACGAACTCGCCGATGAACTGCACAATGCAATTGACGGGGCAAAGGGCTGGGCAGAAGAACTCTGCCGGCATGACAAGGTGCACTGGTGCTCATCCGCGTTCAAGGACTCCGTGCAGCTGCGGGAACGGTTAAAAAGGATCGCTCATAATACCGCCCGTCCTTTTGATGAGATCACCGAAGACGGGACGATCGTGTATGGTGTCATAAAACCCTCTGAAACGGATAAAAGTGCCTGTCTTTTGCTCTGCAAAGACAAGTGCGAACCGGACAGCTACGAGGATTTTAGTGACCGGATCGAGATGGCATGGTGGCTGCTCACAAAATTTGCTGATGAGATGAAAGGAGAGAAGTATGTCATCGAGCGATACCCCAACAACGGCATGGTAGTCGAGGTGACCCCCTTATGA
- the uppS gene encoding polyprenyl diphosphate synthase — protein sequence MILRTLIDPLYERYLRMQCRHMPNHIAIIQDGNRRYAKLLGVDTASGHRAGADRTEEMLDWAHELGISHITLYTFSTENFSRKPEEVSHLFALFKEKFVSVLSDERVKKYKIRVQMVGDRSLLPDDLRAAIDAAEAATKAHTGFVLNIALAYGGRNEIVLAAREILAEVENNGINPDSIDVHMVEQHLHAGKGIPPVDLIIRTGNECRTSNFLPWLANGHESAVYFCAPFWPLFRMIDLLRAIRIYDQRISAKNGSGYLS from the coding sequence ATGATCCTCCGCACCCTGATCGATCCCCTGTACGAGCGCTACCTCCGCATGCAATGCCGGCATATGCCCAACCATATCGCTATCATCCAGGATGGCAACCGGCGGTACGCAAAACTGCTGGGGGTTGATACGGCAAGCGGGCACCGGGCCGGTGCAGACCGGACTGAAGAGATGCTGGACTGGGCACACGAACTCGGTATCAGCCATATCACCCTGTACACTTTCTCAACGGAGAACTTCTCAAGAAAACCTGAAGAGGTCAGCCATCTCTTTGCCCTGTTCAAAGAAAAATTTGTGAGCGTGCTTTCCGATGAACGGGTAAAAAAATATAAGATCCGTGTCCAGATGGTTGGGGACCGGTCCCTGCTTCCCGATGATCTGCGGGCCGCAATAGATGCCGCGGAAGCGGCTACAAAAGCCCACACCGGTTTCGTTCTCAACATCGCGCTTGCCTACGGGGGAAGAAATGAGATCGTCCTTGCCGCCCGGGAGATCCTTGCCGAAGTAGAGAATAACGGGATCAACCCGGATTCCATCGATGTCCATATGGTAGAGCAGCACCTTCACGCCGGAAAAGGGATTCCCCCGGTAGATCTCATCATCAGGACCGGGAATGAATGCCGAACCTCAAACTTCCTGCCATGGCTGGCAAACGGTCATGAATCTGCGGTGTATTTCTGTGCCCCGTTCTGGCCCCTGTTCCGGATGATCGATCTTTTGCGCGCCATCCGCATCTATGACCAGCGGATCTCGGCAAAGAATGGATCCGGCTATCTCTCATAA
- a CDS encoding undecaprenyl diphosphate synthase family protein — MIYWLYEYMLKRQITILPEHVCFMISRQDMADTPDKLYRATAWCNEISAFVVKHNASVQPGIRGLTFHIATPSPEDMKKCLSEIRKIGTIARLILHVGDNEEVIGEGMDVVVAIGKSGREEITACIRRMAEAHIPPEDVDEKLLESYLTFKYTPDVVIKSGGDHLTDFLIWQSVYSELFFSDVNWKYFRKVDFLRILRDYQSRMRRFGK; from the coding sequence ATGATATACTGGCTTTATGAATACATGCTCAAACGGCAGATTACCATCCTGCCGGAGCATGTGTGCTTCATGATCAGCAGGCAGGATATGGCAGATACCCCGGATAAACTCTACCGGGCTACTGCATGGTGTAACGAGATCTCTGCGTTTGTGGTAAAACACAATGCATCCGTTCAACCGGGGATTCGTGGCCTTACGTTCCATATTGCAACTCCGTCTCCGGAGGATATGAAAAAATGTTTATCGGAGATCAGGAAGATCGGTACCATCGCCCGGCTTATCCTCCACGTAGGTGACAATGAAGAAGTTATCGGGGAGGGTATGGATGTGGTAGTGGCAATAGGGAAGAGCGGCAGGGAAGAGATCACCGCCTGTATCAGAAGGATGGCTGAGGCTCACATCCCGCCGGAAGATGTGGACGAGAAACTCCTTGAATCCTACCTGACATTCAAATATACACCCGATGTGGTGATCAAGAGCGGCGGGGATCATCTCACCGATTTCCTCATCTGGCAATCGGTTTACTCCGAGCTCTTCTTTTCCGATGTGAACTGGAAATATTTCCGGAAAGTGGACTTCCTGCGTATCCTGCGGGATTACCAGTCGCGGATGCGTCGTTTTGGGAAGTGA
- a CDS encoding metal-dependent transcriptional regulator: MQPSLREDYLEAVQLFSEKNTRFPLTEELATALSKPVSVVSSDMAELVSHGDVIVAADGVISLTGQGKQTGTCVMKKHETLQCFLSEILGMDSSLASDEACTLEHTVSDETIDRLGKLIIIHDHPRHHGKGKNIKPAGDGICNVETDGFCQSPSISEFSEGEEVIIQCIHGRACAQRLLDLGLVPGERAIIRRKLSNGAVVMQVKGCDVAVSPEIASAIGVERSP, encoded by the coding sequence ATGCAGCCCTCCCTGCGGGAAGATTACCTGGAAGCAGTCCAGCTCTTCTCGGAAAAAAATACCCGCTTTCCCCTTACTGAAGAGCTTGCCACAGCACTTTCAAAGCCGGTGTCTGTTGTGAGTTCTGACATGGCAGAGCTGGTATCCCATGGCGATGTGATCGTGGCTGCTGACGGAGTTATCTCCCTGACCGGACAGGGAAAACAGACCGGGACCTGTGTCATGAAAAAACATGAGACCCTCCAGTGTTTTTTATCCGAAATTCTCGGCATGGACTCATCCCTGGCATCCGATGAAGCATGCACGCTCGAACATACGGTGTCGGATGAGACGATCGACCGGCTGGGAAAGCTGATCATAATCCATGATCATCCCCGGCATCATGGAAAAGGGAAAAATATAAAACCGGCGGGAGACGGGATATGCAATGTTGAGACGGATGGATTCTGCCAGTCTCCCAGCATCTCTGAATTCTCTGAGGGTGAAGAAGTCATCATCCAGTGTATCCATGGCAGGGCATGTGCCCAGCGCCTTCTCGATCTCGGTCTTGTGCCCGGAGAGCGTGCCATAATCCGGAGAAAGTTATCCAACGGCGCCGTCGTCATGCAGGTAAAAGGGTGCGATGTCGCGGTGAGCCCGGAGATTGCCTCGGCAATCGGTGTGGAGCGCTCACCATGA
- the feoB gene encoding ferrous iron transport protein B codes for MKIALLGNPGVGKSLIFNQLTGLGVEVNRYPGSSVALECGNVCYKQEKTEIVDLPGIYSLDGNSEEETLVRTFLTSGGADVIVAVLDATKLERNLYLFVQAAEFSPKMIAVVNMTDAAERQGMHIDAGILSSHLGVPVILTAASEGKNIDRILPVALGQATTAQVHVPYDHHIEAALKSLEKTIGTPMPTNLLALQGSGNDPVLLDAAGAIAQEIGMRHRMSVGQIIATNRHNFARDIATAAVHTSAQKKPYDLDSLLTRTIPGIPILCTILFLLLLSVFLIGSWMEGIIVAAFTTSIITPFTALALPPLWNQIGFSLLVALQAGFGIAFPFVFTFYIGLSLLEDTGYMTRAAFLADRAMHRIGLHGEAIIPMVIGFGCTVPAIMSLRLLKTRREQTIAAFLVTMIPCSARTVVIAGIVAAFVGIIWAFSIYLIVFVLLILTAVVLSRITPGEQFGMIVEMSTLRRPQAHLVLAKSWIRIKEFLFIAMPVLIVTSILLGLFQYLGLTELFEQMVAPVTVTLLGLPGYASTALLFGVFRKELAFETLAVLAGTADLGSVMTSVQLYTFAIVSVLFVPCVSTIAVLYRQLGARIAIITSIYTVFLGLFIGVIINLLMK; via the coding sequence ATGAAAATTGCCCTCCTGGGAAATCCCGGAGTGGGAAAATCCCTCATCTTCAACCAGCTCACCGGTCTAGGCGTTGAAGTGAACCGGTACCCGGGCTCATCGGTGGCGCTGGAATGCGGCAATGTCTGCTACAAGCAGGAGAAGACCGAGATTGTAGACCTGCCGGGTATCTACTCCCTTGATGGCAACTCGGAAGAAGAGACGCTGGTGCGCACGTTCTTAACCAGTGGCGGGGCGGATGTGATTGTCGCCGTTCTCGATGCCACAAAACTTGAGAGAAACCTCTACCTTTTTGTGCAGGCCGCGGAGTTCTCCCCGAAGATGATCGCAGTCGTCAACATGACCGATGCCGCAGAACGGCAGGGTATGCACATCGATGCCGGTATCCTTTCTTCACATCTCGGAGTTCCGGTAATCCTTACTGCGGCATCGGAAGGAAAGAATATTGACCGGATTCTTCCGGTGGCACTGGGACAGGCAACCACCGCACAGGTTCACGTACCGTACGACCATCATATTGAAGCTGCCTTAAAAAGCCTGGAAAAGACGATCGGGACTCCCATGCCCACAAACCTGCTTGCCCTGCAGGGTTCCGGGAATGATCCGGTGCTGCTCGATGCTGCGGGGGCAATCGCACAGGAGATCGGGATGCGCCACCGGATGTCCGTTGGGCAAATCATAGCAACCAACCGGCATAACTTTGCCCGGGACATTGCGACAGCCGCAGTCCACACAAGTGCGCAGAAGAAACCGTATGATCTCGACAGCTTGCTCACCCGGACAATTCCCGGCATCCCCATCCTCTGTACCATTCTCTTCCTGCTGCTCCTCTCCGTTTTTTTGATCGGCTCATGGATGGAGGGGATCATCGTTGCGGCATTCACAACCTCAATCATTACCCCGTTTACTGCACTCGCATTGCCACCCCTGTGGAACCAGATCGGATTTTCCCTCCTGGTTGCTCTTCAGGCAGGTTTTGGGATCGCATTTCCCTTTGTCTTTACCTTCTATATCGGACTCTCCCTTCTCGAGGATACCGGGTATATGACCCGGGCTGCTTTCCTTGCAGACCGGGCCATGCACCGGATCGGGCTTCACGGGGAGGCAATTATTCCCATGGTGATCGGTTTCGGGTGCACGGTGCCTGCGATCATGAGCCTGCGCCTGCTCAAGACCCGCAGGGAACAGACGATCGCAGCGTTCCTTGTCACCATGATCCCCTGCTCCGCCCGGACCGTGGTTATTGCCGGGATCGTTGCGGCTTTTGTGGGCATCATCTGGGCATTCTCCATCTACCTGATCGTCTTTGTCCTCCTCATTCTCACCGCCGTCGTGCTCAGCCGGATCACCCCCGGAGAGCAGTTCGGCATGATCGTCGAGATGTCAACGCTCAGGAGACCGCAGGCTCACCTCGTGCTGGCAAAATCCTGGATCCGGATCAAAGAGTTCCTCTTCATTGCCATGCCGGTCCTGATCGTCACCAGCATCCTTCTTGGTCTCTTCCAGTATCTCGGGCTGACCGAATTGTTCGAGCAGATGGTTGCTCCTGTTACCGTCACCCTGCTCGGATTGCCCGGCTACGCATCTACGGCACTCCTGTTCGGTGTGTTCAGGAAGGAACTGGCCTTCGAAACGCTTGCCGTGCTTGCCGGTACGGCAGATCTCGGTTCGGTGATGACCAGTGTCCAGCTGTACACGTTTGCGATCGTGAGCGTGCTCTTTGTTCCCTGTGTATCTACCATTGCGGTCCTGTACCGGCAATTGGGAGCCAGAATTGCCATAATTACTTCAATTTACACGGTTTTTCTCGGCCTTTTTATAGGAGTTATTATAAACCTTCTCATGAAATGA
- a CDS encoding GTP-binding protein, translated as MIPTGINGLDDMLGDGIPEGSKMVYSMEAGVNGQLFMLSTLASALAKKLSCLVILPYTTVDSFRRDAMATRSGSIDLCSKNLTYIDAIDRERIQKSTRSADTAQKEWRAKVAKICRDKQVDVIFVYIDLLCEDFGIEQALDIFEEENDEPKRTLIVEYLNLEGETQLDRFIHDFAFDVVISIKSSFPPMASFDYFTLVHTSWSPLPARSVPFIITEGRIAPYIPRIVVTGPAKAGKSTFITTASHDGLSVDRFGLDNDSTTVAMDFGLLDWKGFYITLYGTPGQPRFDLMIPGMFKHAMGVILIVDATKPESLPRAKQMIGLITERNMPMIIAANKKDLPSRLSEAEIRTALEIRKDIRVVFLSAKKKAEVKRMLRSFVDFITQFPY; from the coding sequence ATGATACCTACGGGAATTAATGGTCTTGATGACATGCTGGGCGATGGTATACCAGAAGGCAGCAAAATGGTGTACAGCATGGAGGCCGGCGTCAACGGACAGCTCTTCATGCTATCAACGCTGGCCAGTGCTCTTGCAAAAAAACTCTCATGCCTGGTTATCCTTCCCTATACAACTGTTGATTCGTTCCGGCGTGATGCAATGGCCACGCGGTCAGGATCAATCGATCTCTGCTCAAAAAATCTTACCTATATCGATGCGATTGACCGGGAGAGGATCCAGAAGAGTACCCGGTCAGCAGATACGGCACAAAAAGAGTGGAGAGCGAAGGTCGCAAAGATCTGCCGGGATAAGCAGGTAGATGTCATATTTGTCTATATTGATCTTCTCTGTGAGGACTTTGGGATCGAGCAGGCACTCGATATTTTTGAGGAGGAAAACGACGAACCGAAGCGGACCTTGATCGTTGAATATCTCAACCTTGAGGGAGAAACGCAACTCGACCGGTTCATCCATGACTTCGCTTTTGATGTCGTGATTTCCATAAAGTCTTCATTCCCCCCCATGGCGTCGTTCGATTATTTTACGCTTGTTCATACCTCCTGGTCACCCCTGCCTGCGCGTTCCGTTCCCTTTATCATTACAGAAGGCCGCATTGCCCCATATATCCCGCGGATCGTGGTTACAGGACCCGCAAAAGCCGGGAAATCCACCTTTATCACTACGGCATCCCATGACGGGTTATCAGTAGACCGGTTTGGACTGGATAATGATTCGACAACCGTAGCAATGGATTTTGGATTACTCGACTGGAAGGGCTTTTATATCACGCTCTACGGGACACCCGGACAACCACGGTTCGATCTGATGATTCCGGGGATGTTCAAACATGCGATGGGAGTTATCCTGATCGTGGACGCAACCAAACCCGAGTCCCTTCCCCGGGCAAAACAGATGATCGGTCTGATAACAGAGCGTAATATGCCGATGATTATCGCGGCAAATAAAAAAGATCTCCCCTCCCGGCTGAGCGAGGCAGAGATCCGCACCGCACTGGAGATACGAAAGGATATCCGGGTCGTCTTTCTCTCAGCAAAAAAGAAAGCGGAAGTTAAGCGTATGCTTCGATCCTTTGTAGATTTCATTACGCAATTTCCGTACTGA
- the dph5 gene encoding diphthine synthase, with protein MLTFVGLGLYDKTDISEKGLACIRHADHIYLECYTSRLMGTTIEELGDYYEKPVHPLYREDVEQHPESMLDKAENSHVVFLCAGDPMVSTTHADLRMRAAERGIRTAIVHAASIASAVCGVSGLQNYRFGKSCSVPFPQKNWSPTTPIDVIAQNLSLRLHTLVYLDIQNERYMTVPEAVVLLEEMAVKKGCQIPLYVGIARAGSDEPVIIAGPAEKVHAGDFGPPLHILIVPAELHEMERQYLEMFAGL; from the coding sequence ATGCTGACGTTTGTCGGGCTGGGCCTCTATGATAAGACCGATATATCGGAAAAAGGACTTGCCTGCATCCGGCATGCCGACCATATTTATCTTGAATGCTACACCTCCCGGCTCATGGGCACAACGATAGAAGAACTAGGGGACTATTACGAAAAACCCGTTCACCCCCTCTACCGGGAAGACGTGGAACAGCACCCGGAATCGATGCTCGATAAGGCAGAAAACAGCCACGTCGTATTTCTCTGTGCGGGAGACCCGATGGTCTCTACTACCCACGCGGATCTCCGTATGCGTGCTGCAGAACGGGGGATCCGGACCGCAATCGTGCATGCGGCATCCATTGCAAGCGCAGTCTGCGGGGTGTCCGGGCTCCAGAACTACCGGTTCGGCAAGTCCTGCTCGGTGCCCTTCCCCCAGAAGAACTGGTCGCCGACTACACCGATCGACGTAATCGCACAGAACCTCTCCCTGCGGTTGCATACCCTTGTCTATCTTGATATCCAGAACGAGCGGTATATGACCGTGCCGGAAGCAGTTGTCCTCCTGGAAGAGATGGCCGTTAAAAAAGGGTGCCAGATCCCGTTATACGTCGGCATTGCCCGGGCGGGTTCTGATGAGCCGGTCATTATTGCCGGTCCGGCAGAGAAGGTCCATGCCGGTGATTTCGGTCCCCCGCTCCACATCCTCATTGTCCCGGCTGAACTGCATGAGATGGAGCGCCAATACCTGGAGATGTTTGCCGGCCTATGA
- a CDS encoding DUF357 domain-containing protein, translated as MKITECRDALAAALSHTRSTACQHTPLERDALSIVEMAQAYEKDGSTFYRAGDLANALAAFWYGAGWLHFGISSGLLICDRQNPFCPFTGPREKLPLVLAEKLEEKTHRYERLLNTARLSVECAGEPATISYDFAGKVLFIVLLYAEQGARYRQAGAYEDALACFSYGHGWLDAGVTCGYFRILANRDIFTV; from the coding sequence ATGAAGATCACAGAATGCCGGGATGCACTCGCTGCTGCTCTTTCCCACACCCGGAGTACAGCATGCCAGCACACGCCCCTTGAGCGCGACGCCCTTTCCATCGTAGAAATGGCGCAGGCTTACGAGAAAGACGGATCTACATTTTACAGAGCAGGAGATCTTGCCAATGCGCTTGCAGCATTCTGGTATGGGGCCGGCTGGCTGCACTTCGGCATTTCATCCGGTCTCCTGATCTGTGACCGTCAGAATCCCTTCTGCCCGTTTACCGGACCACGGGAGAAACTGCCCCTGGTGCTTGCAGAAAAACTGGAGGAGAAGACCCATCGCTACGAACGGCTGCTGAACACTGCCCGGTTATCGGTGGAATGTGCAGGTGAGCCGGCAACGATCAGCTATGATTTTGCCGGGAAAGTTCTGTTCATTGTCCTGCTGTACGCTGAACAGGGTGCCCGGTACCGTCAGGCAGGAGCATATGAAGATGCACTTGCCTGCTTCAGTTACGGGCATGGGTGGCTGGATGCGGGAGTTACATGCGGATACTTCCGTATCCTGGCAAACCGGGATATTTTCACGGTATAA
- a CDS encoding flippase-like domain-containing protein: MEKSQVKWLYISVGFSLAILLIILYFTINENTLTYLQQVNPWFLLLAFMTHLLTMCFWALRVQKMTGSLGYRIGFFYSLNLVFANLLAASVTPAQAGGEPVRIHELYKANVPLGDATAIVIMERVLDGIVLAMLAAFAMIVLTDQWKSLGAVSEIMVFITWIFVIGCLFLFYLAIRRPDVVKKVVSRCAGFFTKTWESKRVEELLVRADKEIDNFQAAVIKFVRSAKGGLAWGMLFTLLYWVSEIVTASLILMGLGQPPLFLESFVIQLILCILMMMPLTPGSSGIAEVGATSMYALFIPASIVGIFVVIWRIVMYYFNIALGIISSLIIVRREAHRRE, encoded by the coding sequence ATGGAGAAGTCGCAGGTCAAATGGCTTTATATTTCGGTGGGATTCTCGCTAGCCATCCTGCTCATCATCCTGTACTTCACCATCAATGAAAATACCCTCACGTATCTCCAGCAGGTCAATCCCTGGTTCTTACTCCTTGCTTTTATGACGCATCTCTTAACGATGTGTTTCTGGGCATTGCGAGTCCAGAAGATGACCGGGTCCCTGGGATACCGGATAGGGTTTTTTTACAGCCTGAATCTCGTTTTTGCAAACCTGCTCGCTGCTTCAGTCACCCCGGCACAGGCAGGTGGAGAACCGGTCCGGATTCACGAGCTCTATAAAGCAAATGTCCCTCTTGGCGATGCGACAGCGATCGTCATCATGGAACGGGTGCTCGATGGGATCGTCCTTGCCATGCTTGCCGCGTTTGCCATGATCGTCCTGACCGATCAATGGAAGAGCCTCGGCGCAGTTTCCGAGATCATGGTTTTTATCACCTGGATCTTTGTCATCGGCTGTCTCTTCCTGTTTTACCTTGCCATCAGAAGACCCGATGTCGTAAAAAAGGTGGTCAGCCGGTGTGCCGGTTTCTTTACAAAAACCTGGGAGAGTAAACGGGTAGAAGAACTGCTTGTCCGTGCCGATAAGGAGATCGATAATTTTCAGGCTGCGGTGATCAAGTTCGTCAGGAGCGCCAAAGGCGGGCTTGCCTGGGGCATGCTCTTTACCCTGCTCTACTGGGTATCCGAGATTGTGACAGCCTCCCTGATCCTTATGGGGCTCGGCCAGCCGCCCCTGTTTTTGGAATCCTTTGTTATCCAGCTTATCCTGTGCATCCTGATGATGATGCCCTTAACTCCGGGAAGTTCCGGTATCGCGGAGGTGGGGGCAACCTCCATGTATGCCCTGTTCATCCCGGCATCGATTGTGGGTATCTTTGTCGTGATATGGCGGATCGTGATGTACTACTTCAATATCGCCCTGGGCATCATATCCAGTCTTATTATTGTCCGCCGTGAAGCTCACCGGCGCGAGTGA